The Echinicola jeungdonensis genome segment GAACTCAGGAATATTGGGTTAAATTCTGGTTAACTACTTGCCTAGAGGGATTGCAAATCCCCAAAATATTTAAGGCCTGATTGCAAATCAGGACCAGGTCATGTTCGGGATTGCAAATCCCGAACAGCAGTAGTTGAATAACCTGACCTGCTTCGATTATCCCCGATCTTCAAGGCGTCTTTGCTCTTTTTCTCTTTCAGCTCAAAAAAAAAGGCTGTCCGGAAAAATCGGACAGCCCATTTTAATGCTAATTAAAGCAAAATTTATTCGCGGATTTGGCCGGAGCCAAATACATAGTATTTATTGGTCACCAATTGTTCCAGTCCTAATGGACCTCGGTGGTGCAACTTGTCAGTACTAATGGCCAATTCAGCACCTACGCCCATTTGTCCACCATCGGTAAAACGGGTGGAAGCATTATGGTAAACAGCAGCACTGTCCACTTGCTCCATAAACTTGGCTGCTTTCTCCTTGTCCTTGGTCAAGATGGTACTGGAGTGTCCACCGCTGTATTTATTGATTTTGCTGATGGCTTCATCCAAGCCCTTCACTTGTCCGACAAGCGCTTTTAGTGCCAAAAATTCCTCATACCAGGTATCTTCAGAAGGGATTTCAGAAGCACCATTCAGTAAAGGAAGGACCTCTTTTTCAGCCACAATTTCAACTTTGTGGGATTTCAAAGTTTCGGCCAAATCCTTCAATTTCCCCTCAAAATCAGGGATAGATTGATCTACCAAAATTTTATCCAAAGCATTGCAACCACTGATTTTTTGGGTCTTGGCATTGACCATTACTTTTTTGGCCAATTCCCAATCGGCATCATCAGCTACATAGGCAAAGTTGTTACCTCTACCGCTGACCAATACCGCACATTGAGCATGTTCCTTAACGAAGGCAATTAATCTTTCACCTCCACGGGGAACGATCAAATCCAGTTTTTCAGATGGATTTTTCAAGAATGCCTGAGTTTCTTCCCTGTTAAGGGTAAACAGTTCGATCCAATCCTTGCTCAAACCATTTTCCTCAAGGGCTTCATGCCAGCATTCCACCAAGACCTTATTACTGTTGATGGCTTCTTTACCGCCTTTAAGCAAAATTTTACTATTGGCTTTGAAAGCAAGCACGGCAGCTTCGATGGTCACATCCGGACGGGATTCATAAATAATCATGATGGTCCCAAAGGGAGCCGTCTGGTTGACAATTTCCAAACCATTGGGCAGTGACCTTTTGGAAATCACCTTCCCAACAGGATCTTCTTGTTCCATTACCTCACGAACGGCCTGGATCATCCCATCAATTTTAGATTGATCCACAACAAGCCGGTCATAAAGAGCCTGGTCATCCTTCTGGAAAGCATCCAAGTCAGCCTTATTGGCTTCCAAAATCTTATCCCGCTTTTTGTCGATGATTTTCATCATCGATTCCAAAACGCGATTTTTTACTGCTGTATCTAATAATTCCATGTTTGAATAATCTTATTGTTTGATGTTTGAATTATGGGTTTCACCTCAGGGATTAATTTTCATCCTCTGCTGTGATCCTTGTCCCTACTTCTATGCCATCTACAATATCAACGATCACATTTTCCCTTTTTCCATTGGCAATGAAAGTGGAAATATTTTTTCTGGCCGCATCTTTGGCAACTCCCAATTTGGATTTCATGCCTCCACGACCCTCTGCTTCACCTTTTCCGGATTCTGTAATAAAATGTTCCACTTTTTGATCTGCGGTAACATGCTTGATCATTTCACTGTCTTCATCATCCGGGTGTCCAGTGTATAAGCCTTCCGTATCTGTCAGCAAGATCAACATATCGGCATTGATCAGCTCGGCAACCAAGCTGGCCAATTCATCATTATCGGTAAAGGTGGACATGGAAAGGGATACTGCATCATCCTCATTGGCAATTGGAATGATTCCCTCCGAAAGCAGGCCTTCATAACAATTGATCATATTTTCCCGGTGTTTACCTGGGTCGAAGTCCCTCTTGGTAGCCAATACCTGGGCACAACGCATCCCATAATCCTGGAAAATATTATAATAATGGCGCATCATTCTTGGCTGACCAACAGCAGAGAACACCTGCCTTCTGATAATTTTATCTTCAATATCCACCCCATTGCTCAGCACTTCCTTTCCGGCAATTACTGAACCCGAAGATACAAGCACAGACATAATGTCCCGCTCATAAAGGGTGGCTATCTGGTCAACCAATTTTCTTAGTACGGTATTGACAATGCGATTGTCCTTATTGGTCATCACATTGGTCCCTACCTTAATTACTATCCTTTTAGGTTCTTCCATATTAGGCATCACTATCACTATATTCCTTACCTAATTCAACGGCCCTGTTAAATGCTGCATAGGCCGCCTCCTGAATCAAGGCTTTCACATTATTATCTTCCATGGAGTCCAATGCAGCTCTGGTGGTACCACCTTTAGAAGCTACTCTGTTCATCCACGCTTCTGGATCCAAGTCTGAAGAGGCAAATAATTCCACTGCTCCAGCAAAGGTCTGCTCTACCAATACTTTAGAATCATGTTCTGAGAATCCCATTTTACGGGCAGCCTCCAACATGGATTGCATAAAATAGAAAATGTAAGCCGGGCCACTACCTGAAATACCAGTAGAGGCATCCACATCATTTTCAGTATCCAACCTTACAGAACGGCCGGTAGTATCAAGCAGATTTTCAACTGTGGAAAGTTCCAAACGGGAAACTTCATCCGAAGCAGTAAAGGAAGTCAAACCTTTACCAACTTGTGCTGGCAAGTTAGGCATGGCTCTTACTACTTTATTTCTTCCCAATCCGTTTTTGAGGGCTTGGATGGTCACACCCGCCATCAAAGAAATAAAAATCTGCCCTTCACTTACCAATGGCTTCAAGTCTTCCATGAGTGCCTGAGCATGATAAGGCTTAACCGCAATAAAAATCACATCTGCTATAGGAACACAATCATTAAGCGATTCATAAACCGCAAAATGACTTTTTTTCCTTAATTCTTCCGTTTTTTCCTTGGAAGCATCTAGGATCAATAAATCACGGTCTTTAAGAAATCTAGATTTAGCAATGGCTTCAGCATAGGTCAAGCCCATGTTTCCTCCACCGATTACGAGAACTTTCATAGTAATATTTAGATAGGTTAATATAAATTTTAAATGGAGCTTTTCTCCAATCTAATCTTATTTTTATCCCTCATGCCACAATCTTCGTGCAGGGATGCCAATTATTAAAAATAACCCCTTTTATGGGTCATTATGTCACCGACAAGTACATGTCCGTTTTATCAATATCTTAATTATATTCGATATCCTCAATTATTTTAACTTTTTCCCCAAAAATCGGTTATTTATTGCCAAATCCTTAATTAAACTGAAAAAAAGTCAGCTTTTGGTTTTTTACTGATTTCTACCCCTCATTTCAACAGACATTCTGTCACAACACCTTTTTTTCAAGGATCGGCATTTTGGGGCGGCTAAATAATAACATGGGGTCCCAAGAATAAGTTTATCCAATACCCTTCCGGCAACTGGATACACCAATATACTAAATAAAATTGGCTTGACTTGCCCGTACCCACCTGAATCCCGGAAATAGAGGTCGGACTTTTCAACTTTTTGGAAAAATCAGCGATAAAAAACAATCCCTTTACCGAAATCTGATTTATAAATGTTAATTGTTAACTGTATTAACCGTCAAGAGATTAGCCAACAATGAAAGACATTAAACATTAACATTTGAATCACTATTATCGAATCACAAATCCTAATTTAATGAAAAGGACCCTCTCCCCAGCTCTTTCCCTTTAAGGAGAGGGAGCCGGTTTGTAACTTTTTATTCAGCAAATTGTTGATTTGGTAACTTGATAGCCCTACCCTGATTCTCCAATAAACAAATCACAATTATTATTTATCTAATCACAAATAAGGATTAATCAAATTACCCAATAACCAATTCCATCAAGGAATTTAGATTTTCAAAAGCATTGATTTACCTTTGGGGCATTATCCAAATACCAAACGAACCGCTATGAAATACAGGAAACTTGGAAATACTGAGGGAAAATTATCGGCCATCGGGCTGGGTTGTATGGGGATGAGCATGGCTTATGGCCCCAGGGATGACCAGCAATCTGCCAAAACTCTTTCCCATTCCCTGGATTTGGGAATCAATTTTTGGGATACAGCGGATATGTATGGCAATGGTCATAATGAAGAATTGATTGGAAAAGCCTTAAAAGGCAATAGGGATAAAATATTCCTGGCTACCAAATTTGGATTCAGGCAAAGGGAATCCGAGCCTGGAACTTATTTTGATGGAAGCCCAGAATATGTAAAACAAGCTTGCGAGGCAAGTCTTAAAAGGTTGGGAGTGGACACCATCGACCTTTATTATAGCCACCGGGTGGATCCCAAAGTTCCCATTGAAGAAACCGTAGGAGCAATGGCTGAATTGGTCAAAGAGGGCAAAGTACGTTACCTTGGTTTGTCAGAGGCATCTCCTGAATCCATAAAAAAAGCCCATGCAGTCCATCCCATTACCGCATTACAAACAGAATATTCACTGTTTACCAGGGATGTGGAAAAAGAAATCCTTCCACTTTGCCGGGAACTGGGCATTGGTTTTATCCCTTATAGTCCATTGGGAAGGGGACTATTAACTGGCGCAATGAAAGAGGCACCAAGTGGAGATGATGATTACCGGAAAAAGCTTCCCCGTTTTCAGGAGGAAAGTTTTAAGCATAACAAAAGGTTGGTGGAAAAGCTGGAAGAAATTGCCAGGGAGAAAAAATGCACTC includes the following:
- a CDS encoding glutamate-5-semialdehyde dehydrogenase; amino-acid sequence: MELLDTAVKNRVLESMMKIIDKKRDKILEANKADLDAFQKDDQALYDRLVVDQSKIDGMIQAVREVMEQEDPVGKVISKRSLPNGLEIVNQTAPFGTIMIIYESRPDVTIEAAVLAFKANSKILLKGGKEAINSNKVLVECWHEALEENGLSKDWIELFTLNREETQAFLKNPSEKLDLIVPRGGERLIAFVKEHAQCAVLVSGRGNNFAYVADDADWELAKKVMVNAKTQKISGCNALDKILVDQSIPDFEGKLKDLAETLKSHKVEIVAEKEVLPLLNGASEIPSEDTWYEEFLALKALVGQVKGLDEAISKINKYSGGHSSTILTKDKEKAAKFMEQVDSAAVYHNASTRFTDGGQMGVGAELAISTDKLHHRGPLGLEQLVTNKYYVFGSGQIRE
- the proB gene encoding glutamate 5-kinase, producing MEEPKRIVIKVGTNVMTNKDNRIVNTVLRKLVDQIATLYERDIMSVLVSSGSVIAGKEVLSNGVDIEDKIIRRQVFSAVGQPRMMRHYYNIFQDYGMRCAQVLATKRDFDPGKHRENMINCYEGLLSEGIIPIANEDDAVSLSMSTFTDNDELASLVAELINADMLILLTDTEGLYTGHPDDEDSEMIKHVTADQKVEHFITESGKGEAEGRGGMKSKLGVAKDAARKNISTFIANGKRENVIVDIVDGIEVGTRITAEDEN
- the proC gene encoding pyrroline-5-carboxylate reductase; this translates as MKVLVIGGGNMGLTYAEAIAKSRFLKDRDLLILDASKEKTEELRKKSHFAVYESLNDCVPIADVIFIAVKPYHAQALMEDLKPLVSEGQIFISLMAGVTIQALKNGLGRNKVVRAMPNLPAQVGKGLTSFTASDEVSRLELSTVENLLDTTGRSVRLDTENDVDASTGISGSGPAYIFYFMQSMLEAARKMGFSEHDSKVLVEQTFAGAVELFASSDLDPEAWMNRVASKGGTTRAALDSMEDNNVKALIQEAAYAAFNRAVELGKEYSDSDA
- a CDS encoding aldo/keto reductase, which produces MKYRKLGNTEGKLSAIGLGCMGMSMAYGPRDDQQSAKTLSHSLDLGINFWDTADMYGNGHNEELIGKALKGNRDKIFLATKFGFRQRESEPGTYFDGSPEYVKQACEASLKRLGVDTIDLYYSHRVDPKVPIEETVGAMAELVKEGKVRYLGLSEASPESIKKAHAVHPITALQTEYSLFTRDVEKEILPLCRELGIGFIPYSPLGRGLLTGAMKEAPSGDDDYRKKLPRFQEESFKHNKRLVEKLEEIAREKKCTPAQLALVWLLDQGDDIIPIPGTKKVKYLEENIAAIDLSLTKEEAKSIREFTEAIKVEGDRYTPGAFKLVNN